TGACATGCAGAAATGGCTGTTGGCCGCGATCGGCCTGTGCGCCCTGGGCGCCTTGTGGAAGTTCGAAGAAGAGGAAGACGGCCCCGCCGTGGCGTGGTCGCCCTTCATCGCCGCGCTGGCGATCGAGGCGGGCATCTTCATGCTGCGCCGGCGCCAGAATTCCCTGATGCGCCCGCCACCGGCCTGACCGGCCAAGGCGTCACGACATCGAGATGCCGTCGGAACCAGGATTGGTCTTGCCCACCGGCATCTGCGCCGCACTTGCCGCGATCGCGCGAAGGCGTGGCGTCTGCCACGGCAAGCGCTTCGCTGCCACGTTGTCCTTGTACATACTGGATGTCCCCTTGGCCCCGGCGGGGACTCTACAAAACACCGCCGCCGGAGAAAAGCGGTGGCCTACTCCGCCGCGATCCTCGCCTTGGCCGGCTTGCGCGCGCGGTGGAACGGCCGGTCGCCCAGGATCGTCGCGCGGTTCATGATCCGGCGATGCGGCAGGTAGTCGTTCACCGCATAATGCTGGGTGATCCGGTTGTCCCAGAAGGCGATGGAATTCGGCTTCCATTTCCAGCGCACCTGGAATTCCGGCTTCTGGATATGGACGAACAGCATGTTGAGCAGCGCGGCGCTCTCCTCGCGGCGCAGACCCTTGATCCGGTCGGTGAAGCCGTAATTCACGAACAATCCGTCCGCGCCGGTCTCGGGATGGGTGCGCACCACCGGATGGATCACCGGCGGATGCTCCTCCACCGCCTTGGCGTGCCTCTCCGCTCCGGCCTGTCCCGCGACCGTGCCGCGCGCCGGAAAACCGCGCGCGAAATCGTGCACCGCGTCGAGTTCGCTGAGGAAGCGCTGCAGCGGCTTGGACAGGCCGTCATAAGCCGCCTGCATATTGGCCCAGCAGGTGTCGCCGCCTTCGGGCGGCAGCAGCTTGGCATAAAGGATCGCGCCCAGCGGCGGCGTCTCGATGAAGGTGACATCGGTGTGCCAGGCATCGTTGTCGGTCGGGTTGCTGGCATGGTTGTCGAGGATGAACATCTCGGGCGCCTCGGGCACGCCGGGATAGAGCGGATGGGTGTGCAGCCGGCCGAAGCGCGCCGCGAAATCGCGGTGCTGCACCGGCGTGAGGTTCTGGTCCTCGAAGAAGATCACCTTGTGCTTGAGCAGGGCGTCGCGGATCGCCGCGATCTCCTCGTCCTCGAGCCGCCGGGACAGGTCGACGCCCTCCACCACCGCGCCGATGGCGGGGGTCAGACTGCGGGTCGCGATCTTGGTCATGGCTCTCTCCGCTCGGAACAAAAAGCTGCGGGCCGGAGTGTAAGTCCGTCGGGAGCCAAGGCGCAAAAGGGGAAAAGCGCCCCACCCCAATTCCTGATCCCCGGCCCGCAAAGTTCAGGGAGGAAACGCCGGATCACCCGGCATCCCGTTTAAACTCTATAAAGCCGGTAGAGTCAACGGAGATATAGCCGCGCGTCCGGCACGGGAAACCACACCGTACTTCGCGGTGAAAAGCGCAAAGAAACTTGGCTAAACTCTCCACCGTTCCCATCTCCCCAGGAACGATTTGGAGGTTCATATGTCCCTGCGCATCGGCGACACCGCGCCCGACTTCACCGCCGACACCACCGAAGGCCCGATCCATTTTCACCCCTGGCTGGGCGACAGCTGGGGCGTGCTGTTCTCGCATCCCAAGGATTTCACGCCGGTCTGCACCACCGAGCTCGGCACCATGGCCAAGCTCAAGCCCGAATTCGACAAGCGCAACGTGAAGATCATCGGCCTCTCGGTCGATCCGGTCGAGAAGCATGCCGATTGGGCGAAGGACATCGCCGAGACGCAGGGCACCGCGCCCAACTATCCGATGATCGGCGACACCGACTACAACGTCTCCAAGCTCTACAACATGCTGCCGGCCGAAGCCTCGGGCGATCCGGCCAAGCGCACCGCCGCGGACAACCAGACCGTGCGCAACGTCTTCATCATCGGCCCCGACAAGAAG
The nucleotide sequence above comes from Rhizomicrobium sp.. Encoded proteins:
- the tauD gene encoding taurine dioxygenase, producing the protein MTKIATRSLTPAIGAVVEGVDLSRRLEDEEIAAIRDALLKHKVIFFEDQNLTPVQHRDFAARFGRLHTHPLYPGVPEAPEMFILDNHASNPTDNDAWHTDVTFIETPPLGAILYAKLLPPEGGDTCWANMQAAYDGLSKPLQRFLSELDAVHDFARGFPARGTVAGQAGAERHAKAVEEHPPVIHPVVRTHPETGADGLFVNYGFTDRIKGLRREESAALLNMLFVHIQKPEFQVRWKWKPNSIAFWDNRITQHYAVNDYLPHRRIMNRATILGDRPFHRARKPAKARIAAE
- a CDS encoding peroxiredoxin, producing the protein MSLRIGDTAPDFTADTTEGPIHFHPWLGDSWGVLFSHPKDFTPVCTTELGTMAKLKPEFDKRNVKIIGLSVDPVEKHADWAKDIAETQGTAPNYPMIGDTDYNVSKLYNMLPAEASGDPAKRTAADNQTVRNVFIIGPDKKIKLILVYPMTVGRNFDEVLRVIDSLQLGARHKVATPANWKPGDDVIIAGSVNDEDAKKAYPGGWKAPKPYLRIVPQPD